DNA from Actinomycetota bacterium:
AACTCTTCACTGCACGAAGCTGGCGGCAATTTGGCCGTCTACTTTGCATCAGACGATCTACCCGCATTCATTCACGCCGTCGAGTCACTCTTGGATGTCGCGTTCCGGCAGAGCCTTGAGCAGCGCATCCGCGAGGACACCACACCACCGATCACCTGGCAGCAAGTAGCTGCTGTCATCAATGACGAGATTGCAGCTGCGCAAGCTGAGGGAGCGAGGCCACCAATGGTTCCGTTGATTGAACTCGGACGTGAATACATGCTCGCGGTGGGCTCCTCGGCTCCTGATGCTGGTTATGCCGATCAGGTACTTGAGCATCTGCAAGCCGAGGGACTGACCCCGATGCTTCGGCAAGCGCGGGGCGAGCGTGACTTTGAGACCGTCGATGCAGCAGTGATCGGAAATCTCGGCTCTCCACAGTCCTGGGGTCATGAACTTCGACCGGGAAGAAGGATGGAGTTTCGCGTGCAGCGGCCAGTACCCGGGCCGCTCACCTTGCTTCTGGCAACTCGGTCTATGCCCGGAGTGGTGACCATTGACGCAAGCGGACCCGGCGGACCAGTGCGTGAGGAGATCTATCTGGGGTCAGTTGTTCAGCTTCCACTGGGTGATGGAAGTGCTGGAGAGCCGGCATATGCGAGTCTGACTGTCGTCGATGCGAAGAATTCCGTTGAAGGCTTCCTGGGCATTCGCAGCTTCGTCGTGCTGAAGGCTGACGACCTCAAGGCTGAAGTCCTCGCGCATAAGTCGGCCGCTGATGCCCTGCGCCAGGAGCTGGATTTCGTTCAGAACACCCGCTCCTGGAAGGTCACCGCGCCACTGCGCAAGTTGAAGGGTCGTGGCGCGAACTAAATACGCGCAAGGGCGGGGGCAGATTGAAGTCTGTCCCCGCCCTTGACAGCGTTAGTGCTTTGCAGGCGGTGCGGTGATCATGATCGTGTATGTCTCAGAGCCTGGGGTCAGACTTGCGTTACCCGCCGTGAAGGCCGTGACCTGGCAATGTCCGGGGCTCAATGCGGTGAGCACTGAGCCGTTGATGACGCATGGACCCTGCTCGCTGAACAACACGGTGGTGTTGGACGTTGTGGTGGCAGTCAAGGTCACCAGTGAGCCCTGAGCCATCATGATCGGCGTTGCAATCGACCATGCCGGCTGCGTTGGCGGATCGACCGTGATGTTGTCAACAACGCGCTGGCCTTGAATGCTCACAATCTGCGAGTTGACTCCACTTTGCTGGCTGATCTGATTGGGCTGAGGATTACCCGTGTAGTTCACCGAAATGGTGTGGATGCCCGAGGCTGGCGGCGTCCACTGGTAATTGGCGACTCCGTTGACTGTAGGGATCGAACCGCTGATGCCGGCGCCGTCCATCGAGAAGGCAACTGAGCCGTCAGGCAGACCAGCACCAAGAATTGCGCTGATGACCGTTGTCGTTCCGGCATACAAGGTTGCCGGCCAGCGCAGAGCAACTGTGGTGCGAGCCGGGGTGATGAATGGCTGTGAAATCGGGCTGGTCGAAGTCGTGTAGTTGCCGTTGTTTGGCTGGAAACTGGCCTGAATCGAGGTGGCTCCCGCGCCCGCAGGATTCCACGGCAGAGTCACTGTCGAGGTTCCGGCGCCGAAGTTGCCTGTCAACGGCTGGGTGGTGATGCCAGCGGCCCCAGCTGTTGCGAGAAAGACGCTGCCAGTTGGGGCAAGGCTGCCGATCGGAGCTACGACTGCGCCGGCAATATTGTTGGTGACGCCTGACTGGACTGCTTGCTGAGCCAGCAGCACGGTGTAGGTGGGCATTGGCGCCACGGTGATCGTGGTGGTACCTGCAGGCAATGCTGATCCGAGCCCAGCGATGGTCCATGCGCCAGCGCTCGTCGGAGTCCAACTTGCTGAGGCCCAGCCCTGGGCATTGACTACGGCCTGAATGGTCGTGGCGATGGGGCCGGAGGTCAGGCCAAGAGTGATGGTCTGCCCGGCGATGCCGGAAACCTGGACTGCAATGCTCTCAGGAACTCCCACCATGCCATTGGGAACGTAGATCGCTCCTGTTGGTGCTGCATCCGCAGCAGCGCCAAATGCGGCGCTTGAGCCGAGAGCAAGTCCCAGTGCCAGAGTTGCTGTCGCAACTCGGCAAGTCGAGCGCATATGGCGCGCTGATGTCAACATTCCAACCTCCTTGATGGTCTGGGGACACGCTACTTGCCCATTGGCTGATTTTGCCGCTCGCGCGCGCTCGTCAAATGCAGTGCTTGGTTAGCATTGGGCTCATGTGGCAACGCGCGTCTTCGCAGGATGCAGGCGGCTATGAGCCAGGGCGCGGGGCCAGACACGCGTGCTGACCGCTCTCAAGCGGCAGCATGCGCTCATCTGGGCCTTCGCCAACCGTGACTTCGCGACTCGCTATCGATCCAGTGTTCTGGGCTGGTCGTGGTCGCTCGTTCAGCCACTGGCAATCCTGCTCATCTACGCAGCCGTCTTCAGCATTGTCTTCCGGGTCAAGGCGCCGCCGATGGGTAATGGCGAGACCTCGTACGCGGCATTTCTCTTCACCGGGATGGTCACCTGGAACCTCTTCTCCAGCTTGCTGACCTTGTCGATGACTCAGTTGAAGAGCAACGGTGAGTTGCTGAAGAAGGTGCAGTTCCCAGCCTGGGCCCCTGTGCTGGGTGCGAGCATCGTGCAACTGATTCAGGTGGTGCTCGAACTGGTCGTGCTGATCGCCATGTTCTTGATTCTTGGCAATGTTGGAGTTACCTGGCTGCTGGCTATCCCGATTCTGGTTGGAACCGCTTTATTCGCTCAGGGTGTTGGGCTCGTGCTCTCGATCATGAATGCGCGATTTGGCGATGTCATGTACATCGTTGCGGTCGTGCTTGGCGCGCTGTATTTCCTGACTCCGGTGCTCTACCCGATGAGCCTGGTCGAGTCGAGCAGCGAAACGCTGGCCTGGATCGTGAAGTGCAATCCGATGTCTTGGTACGTGCAGGCCATGCATGACGCGATGTATGGGCTTGTCGCGCCGTCATTCCTTGAAATTGCTGCGTTGCTGGTTGGCGGATTCCTCACCTTCTGGGCCGGATTTGCAATCTTCAATCGCTTCAGTGAAGACATCGGAGAGCTGCTGTGAGCGAGATTGCAGTAGGGATCCACGGGGTCGGCAAGCGATTTATGCGTAGCGCCGAACGACGCAACTCCATCAAGGAGCGCATTGTGCGAGGGCGTGCCCGCCGGGCCGAGGATTTCTGGGCAGTGCGCAATCTCAGTCTCGACATCCCCAAAGGCAGTGTGTATGGGCTCATCGGCCACAACGGTTCGGGCAAATCCACCCTGCTGAAGATGATCGGTGGCATCTATCGCCCCACAGAGGGCTCAATCACCAGCCAAGGGCGGATCGCCTCACTGATTGAACTCGGCGCCGGCTTTCATCCGGAGATGACGGGCCGCGAGAACATCGGACTCAATGGCTCGATCCTGGGCTTGCCGCGCAAGGAGATTGCGGCCGTAGCCGACGAGATCATTGAGTTCTCCGGCTTGCGCGAGTTCATCGACGACCCGGTCAAGCACTATTCAAGTGGCATGTACGTACGACTCGGATTCGCTGTTGCCGTGCACATGAAGCCTGACGTGCTGCTGGTCGACGAGGTACTCGCCGTTGGCGATGAAGAATTCCAGCGCAAGTGCTTTGACCATCTCTATGCGCTGCGTCGGGCTGGAAAGACGATCATCGTGGTGAGCCACGGATTGGGTCAGATGGAAGCCCTCTGTGATGAGGTTGCCTGGTTGGAGCGTGGGACCCTCCAGGAAGTCGGCGAACCAACCGATGTCGTTGCCAGCTATCTCAAGAAGGTCAATGCCGAGGAGTCTGCACGCTCGCCGCTGGCCACCGCCCTACGTCCCGAAGATCATGTTGGCGGCCTGAAGTCGGCCTTGCGCGTGACGAGCGTGCAGATCACCAACAGTGAGGGCATACCGCTCAACCATGCAGAGACCGGAACTACCTTCACCTTCAAGGTGGGCCTTTCCATGTCCGAGCCTGTCCTTGGACCAAATGTTCGCATCGCTTTGCAGCACGAGACTGGGCCGCTCGTGGCCATGATCAGCAATCACCGACTCGGCTTTGACTTCAACTACATCGATGGCGAGCAAGTGGTCGAGATCGATCTGCTCAAGAATCCATTGCTCCCTGGGCGCTACCGGCTGCATGTGGATGTCTTCGATCACACCGGTTCCAAGCTCCTGGATTCCTGGAACGACGCTGCTGAGTTCCCGGTGCGCAGTGCATCCGGGGAGATCGGTCAAGGCTTCGTCCAGCTTCCCGCCGAATACCGATTGACGTAATCGTGCCAAGTGAACGCAATCCGCTTATTCGAGCCAAGCGCCGGGCTGGGCGGGTCAAGCGCTGGTTGAAGCGCAAGTTGTACGAGCGCAATATTGGCAGGCAATACAAGCTCTGGCTTGCCGAAGCCACCGAGGTTGTAGAGGGATCGACCAACCACGAGTTCACGATCTCGATCATCGTGCCGGTCTACAACCCGCCCATTGACTTTCTGCGCGAGTGTCTGGAGTCGGTCATCAAGCAGCAGGCTGGCAACTGGCAATTGGTCGTTGCCAATGACGGCTCCACCAAGCTCGAGGTCACTGCCTACCTCGCAGAATTCGCCGCTCTGCACAGTGGTGATGCTCGTGTGCTTGTGACGGCCAAGGAAAACGGCGGCATTTCATCCGCTCTGAATCTGGCGTTGAGCCATGCCACTGGTGAGTACATCGGAATGCTGGATCACGACGACTTGCTTGACCCCCGATGCGTCGAAATCTTCAGCACGGTCATTGAACGTGAGGCTCACCCTGATGCTGTGTACTCCGACGAGGACAAGATCAATCCGAGTGGGGAGCATTTCGAGCTCTACTGCAAGCCCTCGTTCTCGCCTGAGCTATTGCTCACGCAGATGTATCTCTGCCATTTCACGGTATTCAAGCGAGCAGACATCAATGACATAGGAGGACTTCGCACCACGATGGACGGTGCGCAGGATTTTGATCTCGCCTTGCGGCTCTTGCCGAGACTTTCATCGGTTGTCCGAATTCCACACCCGCTGTATCACTGGCGAGCATGGAGCCAATCCACTGCGCTGACCATTGACGCCAAGCCGTGGGCGCAATTGGCGGCCGCCCGCGCCCAGCAGGAGCATCTGGATCGACAGTTCGGCGGCGGCGAGGTCCAGC
Protein-coding regions in this window:
- a CDS encoding glycosyltransferase; translation: MPSERNPLIRAKRRAGRVKRWLKRKLYERNIGRQYKLWLAEATEVVEGSTNHEFTISIIVPVYNPPIDFLRECLESVIKQQAGNWQLVVANDGSTKLEVTAYLAEFAALHSGDARVLVTAKENGGISSALNLALSHATGEYIGMLDHDDLLDPRCVEIFSTVIEREAHPDAVYSDEDKINPSGEHFELYCKPSFSPELLLTQMYLCHFTVFKRADINDIGGLRTTMDGAQDFDLALRLLPRLSSVVRIPHPLYHWRAWSQSTALTIDAKPWAQLAAARAQQEHLDRQFGGGEVQPSSTQGLNEVHPKLVGTPRVSVIIPSVGTHNISGDGRFVDDAVLSLVRLEQQVELEIIIVTTGVIPDVYVAELGRHSIVHVVYEASVFNFSDAINTGRRTATGEYLLLLNDDTTVAEPNPVTRLLELGQIEQVGITGAKLSYPDSRLQHVGMVLLPSGPTHPWISRPSKETGYFGSTLTPRNYAAVTAAALLVRTAVFDEVSGFDSAFAHDFNDVDFCLRVREAGYRVAWTPYAHFTHYEGATMARKNSDPAEHALFDQRWRELMLEDPYYSPALNPELPRIYEAL
- a CDS encoding ABC transporter permease — encoded protein: MLTALKRQHALIWAFANRDFATRYRSSVLGWSWSLVQPLAILLIYAAVFSIVFRVKAPPMGNGETSYAAFLFTGMVTWNLFSSLLTLSMTQLKSNGELLKKVQFPAWAPVLGASIVQLIQVVLELVVLIAMFLILGNVGVTWLLAIPILVGTALFAQGVGLVLSIMNARFGDVMYIVAVVLGALYFLTPVLYPMSLVESSSETLAWIVKCNPMSWYVQAMHDAMYGLVAPSFLEIAALLVGGFLTFWAGFAIFNRFSEDIGELL
- a CDS encoding ABC transporter ATP-binding protein, which encodes MSEIAVGIHGVGKRFMRSAERRNSIKERIVRGRARRAEDFWAVRNLSLDIPKGSVYGLIGHNGSGKSTLLKMIGGIYRPTEGSITSQGRIASLIELGAGFHPEMTGRENIGLNGSILGLPRKEIAAVADEIIEFSGLREFIDDPVKHYSSGMYVRLGFAVAVHMKPDVLLVDEVLAVGDEEFQRKCFDHLYALRRAGKTIIVVSHGLGQMEALCDEVAWLERGTLQEVGEPTDVVASYLKKVNAEESARSPLATALRPEDHVGGLKSALRVTSVQITNSEGIPLNHAETGTTFTFKVGLSMSEPVLGPNVRIALQHETGPLVAMISNHRLGFDFNYIDGEQVVEIDLLKNPLLPGRYRLHVDVFDHTGSKLLDSWNDAAEFPVRSASGEIGQGFVQLPAEYRLT